The Cyclobacteriaceae bacterium genome includes a region encoding these proteins:
- a CDS encoding imidazolonepropionase, with translation MKSDLLIINIKGLVQVRESTPHFIAGAAMSELPIIENAFLSIRDEKIQAFGRMEDLSEKNATQVIDAKGGHVFPGFVDSHTHLVFAASREDEFVLKIKGATYAEIAASGGGILNSAKKIQSISEDELYERSVQRAHEIIQSGTAAVEIKSGYGLTVKDELKMLRVAKRIGKETLLTVKTTFLGAHAVPKEMEKTDYVRLVMEEMIPAVAEEKLADYIDVFCEQGFFSQEETEMIVERGKKFGMKPRIHANQLNRSGGVQAGVNTGAISVDHLENIGWEEIEALKDSSTMPTALPGAAFFLNLPFPPARQIISAGLPLAVASDYNPGSAPSGNMSLMLSFACIKMKMTPEEAVNAVTINTAYAMEVLGTHGSITKGKMASVFITKPMGSLAFLPYSFGADMISKVILRGKLVRE, from the coding sequence ATGAAGTCCGACCTGCTCATTATTAATATCAAAGGTCTTGTTCAGGTGCGTGAGTCCACGCCTCATTTTATTGCTGGTGCAGCAATGTCGGAACTTCCAATAATAGAAAATGCATTCCTCTCCATCAGGGATGAAAAGATACAAGCCTTTGGAAGGATGGAAGACCTTTCTGAAAAGAATGCAACACAGGTAATTGATGCAAAGGGAGGACACGTTTTCCCTGGTTTCGTTGACAGTCATACACATTTGGTTTTTGCTGCCTCACGTGAGGATGAATTTGTATTGAAGATCAAAGGAGCAACATATGCTGAGATCGCAGCCAGTGGGGGAGGTATTTTAAACTCTGCCAAGAAGATTCAATCCATTTCTGAAGACGAGCTTTATGAAAGATCTGTTCAGAGAGCCCATGAGATCATACAAAGTGGTACCGCAGCTGTAGAGATCAAGAGTGGTTATGGGCTTACTGTGAAAGACGAGCTTAAAATGCTTCGGGTAGCCAAAAGAATTGGAAAAGAGACTTTGCTGACGGTCAAGACTACATTCCTTGGTGCGCATGCCGTTCCAAAGGAAATGGAAAAGACAGATTACGTAAGGCTGGTGATGGAAGAGATGATCCCGGCAGTGGCTGAAGAAAAACTTGCCGACTACATCGATGTGTTTTGTGAGCAGGGATTTTTTTCACAGGAGGAGACCGAAATGATTGTTGAGCGCGGAAAGAAATTCGGAATGAAGCCACGCATTCATGCCAATCAGCTGAACCGATCGGGGGGAGTGCAGGCTGGCGTAAATACAGGTGCCATCAGCGTTGATCATCTTGAGAATATTGGTTGGGAAGAGATTGAGGCTTTGAAAGATTCTTCCACAATGCCAACGGCCTTGCCTGGCGCTGCATTCTTTCTGAATTTACCATTTCCACCAGCGCGACAGATTATCAGTGCAGGTCTACCCCTGGCAGTTGCATCAGACTATAATCCGGGAAGTGCGCCATCCGGGAATATGTCGTTGATGCTTTCCTTTGCTTGTATCAAAATGAAAATGACTCCGGAGGAAGCCGTCAATGCTGTTACAATTAACACTGCATATGCAATGGAGGTTCTCGGAACACATGGCAGTATTACCAAGGGAAAGATGGCAAGCGTATTTATTACTAAGCCGATGGGATCGCTGGCATTTCTGCCATATAGTTTTGGCGCAGATATGATTTCTAAAGTGATCCTCAGGGGGAAATTGGTTCGTGAATAG
- a CDS encoding OsmC family peroxiredoxin — translation MIADEVYEASNDNNNKVLIDMRKREDKKHQSPVELLLSALAACGAVDVVVVLKKRKKSILDCTIETEGQRREETPRAFTKINCHYIITSEDATEEEVEKAAGLALEKYCSVASSLSAEITYSVQVIRPN, via the coding sequence ATGATCGCTGATGAAGTCTACGAGGCTTCCAATGATAACAACAACAAGGTACTCATCGACATGAGAAAGAGGGAGGACAAAAAACACCAATCCCCTGTCGAATTATTGCTCTCCGCACTCGCTGCCTGCGGGGCCGTTGATGTGGTAGTGGTTCTCAAGAAAAGAAAAAAGTCAATACTGGATTGTACGATTGAAACAGAAGGACAGCGAAGGGAAGAGACTCCGCGGGCATTTACAAAGATCAACTGTCATTATATAATAACTTCTGAAGATGCGACAGAGGAAGAAGTTGAGAAAGCTGCAGGTCTTGCACTTGAAAAATATTGTTCTGTCGCATCGTCTCTTTCCGCCGAGATTACGTATTCAGTTCAGGTTATCCGGCCAAATTGA
- a CDS encoding methylmalonyl-CoA mutase family protein → MEAIKSDKTEKKNLAGHEAPKPYVPKNKVRIVTAASLFDGHDAAINIMRRIIQATGCEVIHLGHDRSVEEVVNTAIQEDAQAIAMTSYQGGHNEYFKYMYDLLQEKGAGHIKIFAGGGGVILPSEIKELMDYGITRIYSPDDGRSLGLQGMINDLVMQSDYALGDKLENEVEQLSSKNPVAIARLITAAENYFDQHTEAFKYIHSQAEKAKVPVLGITGTGGSGKSSMVDEIVRRFLFDFKDKTIGLISVDPSKRKTGGALLGDRIRMNAINNPRVFMRSLATRQSNLALSVYVKEAIQVLKAANYDLIILETSGIGQSDTEIIDHSNVSLYVMTPEYGAATQLEKIDMLDFADVIALNKFDKRGALDALRDVKKQFQRNHNLWNSKVDEMPVFGTIASQFNDPGTNQLYKQIIDKIQEKTGGNLKSTFKITKQMSEKIFVIPPNRTRYLSEISENNRAYDTRSLEQSNIAQKLFALHKTMEHLKASNHEPKKDTYTSLISQLEAEVEKLKLNLDPKNWKLLEEWPKKVQQYKEPLFKFKVRDKEIGIQTHSESLSHLQIPKVSLPKYEAWGDLLRWVLQENVPGEFPFTAGIYPFKREGEDPTRMFAGEGGPERTNRRFHYVSLSTPAKRLSTAFDSVTLYGNDPDYRPDIYGKIGNSGVSICCLDDAKKLYSGFNLADPRTSVSMTINGPAPMLLGYFMNTAIDQQCEIYIRKNGMEKEVTDKIEKIYKDKKAERPHYQGPLPKGNDGLGLLLLGVTGDEVLPKDVYQKIKTDTLLQVRGTVQADILKEDQAQNTCIFSTEFALRLMGDVQQYFIDQNIRNFYSVSISGYHIAEAGANPISQLAFTLANGFTYVEYYLSRGMDINEFAPNLSFFFSNGIDPEYSVIGRVARKLWAKAMKNKYGANARSQMLKYHIQTSGRSLHAQEVDFNDIRTTLQALYAIYDNCNSLHTNAYDEAITTPTEESVRRAMAIQLIINKELGLSKNENPIQGSFIIEELTDLVEEAVLAEFDRITERGGVLGAMETMYQRGKIQEESLYYETLKHTGEFPIIGVNTFLSSKGSPTIVPQEVIRATSEEKEYQIKMLRALHAFHNDHVEGHQNALQDAAVMNKNIFEALMEACKVCSLGQITKALFEVGGQYRRNM, encoded by the coding sequence ATGGAAGCGATCAAATCCGATAAAACCGAGAAGAAAAATCTGGCCGGCCATGAGGCCCCTAAACCATACGTACCCAAGAACAAAGTCAGGATTGTAACAGCTGCAAGTCTCTTCGATGGACATGATGCTGCAATAAACATCATGCGCCGCATCATCCAGGCTACAGGTTGTGAAGTGATTCACCTGGGTCACGACCGCAGTGTTGAAGAAGTTGTGAATACTGCCATTCAGGAAGATGCTCAGGCAATTGCCATGACCAGCTATCAGGGTGGGCACAATGAATATTTTAAATACATGTATGATCTGCTTCAGGAAAAGGGAGCTGGTCACATCAAAATATTTGCTGGTGGCGGCGGAGTGATCCTGCCGTCAGAGATCAAGGAGTTAATGGATTATGGCATCACGCGCATCTACTCCCCTGATGATGGACGGTCCCTTGGACTACAAGGCATGATCAATGATCTTGTCATGCAGAGTGATTATGCGCTGGGTGACAAGCTTGAGAATGAAGTGGAACAACTCTCATCAAAGAATCCCGTAGCCATTGCGCGACTGATTACAGCAGCAGAAAATTATTTCGATCAGCATACAGAAGCATTTAAATACATTCATAGTCAGGCTGAAAAGGCTAAGGTTCCTGTGCTTGGAATTACGGGCACCGGTGGTTCTGGAAAATCATCGATGGTAGATGAGATCGTAAGAAGATTTTTATTCGACTTCAAGGATAAAACGATCGGACTTATTTCTGTCGATCCATCAAAACGAAAAACTGGCGGCGCACTATTGGGAGATCGCATTCGCATGAATGCAATCAACAACCCAAGAGTATTCATGCGTTCACTGGCAACACGTCAATCCAATCTGGCTTTGTCAGTCTATGTAAAGGAAGCTATTCAGGTATTGAAAGCAGCGAATTATGATCTGATCATTCTTGAAACCTCAGGAATTGGTCAAAGCGATACAGAGATCATTGATCATAGCAATGTGTCACTTTACGTTATGACACCTGAGTATGGTGCCGCAACACAGCTTGAAAAGATCGACATGCTTGATTTTGCCGATGTGATCGCACTCAACAAGTTCGACAAGCGTGGAGCACTGGATGCCTTGCGCGATGTGAAGAAACAATTTCAACGCAATCACAATCTCTGGAACTCAAAAGTGGATGAGATGCCGGTGTTCGGTACGATCGCTTCACAGTTCAATGATCCCGGAACCAATCAGCTTTACAAACAGATCATTGACAAGATTCAGGAAAAGACTGGAGGCAATCTGAAATCGACTTTCAAGATCACAAAACAGATGTCAGAGAAGATCTTTGTGATCCCTCCAAACCGCACCCGGTATCTCAGTGAAATTTCGGAGAACAACAGGGCCTATGATACCCGGAGCCTTGAGCAAAGCAACATTGCTCAAAAGCTCTTTGCACTCCACAAGACAATGGAGCACTTGAAAGCTTCCAACCATGAGCCAAAGAAAGATACTTATACGTCATTGATCAGCCAGCTTGAGGCAGAAGTTGAAAAATTGAAACTCAACCTTGATCCAAAAAACTGGAAGCTTCTTGAAGAATGGCCCAAGAAAGTTCAGCAATACAAAGAACCACTCTTCAAATTCAAGGTCAGAGATAAGGAAATTGGAATTCAGACACATTCTGAATCCCTCTCTCATCTTCAGATTCCAAAGGTCTCTCTTCCTAAATATGAAGCATGGGGAGATCTTTTGAGATGGGTATTGCAGGAAAATGTTCCTGGTGAATTTCCGTTTACCGCAGGCATTTATCCATTCAAACGTGAAGGTGAAGATCCAACGCGGATGTTTGCAGGAGAAGGCGGGCCGGAACGTACCAACCGCAGATTTCATTATGTAAGCTTGTCGACACCGGCAAAGCGACTCTCCACTGCATTTGATTCTGTTACTCTTTACGGAAATGATCCTGACTACCGTCCTGACATCTATGGAAAGATCGGAAACTCAGGTGTGAGCATCTGCTGCCTTGATGATGCTAAAAAACTTTACAGCGGATTTAATCTGGCCGATCCCAGAACATCCGTATCAATGACGATCAATGGTCCCGCACCTATGCTGCTGGGATATTTTATGAATACTGCCATTGATCAGCAATGTGAGATATACATTCGCAAGAATGGAATGGAGAAAGAAGTAACGGACAAGATTGAAAAGATCTATAAAGATAAAAAAGCTGAAAGACCCCATTATCAGGGACCGCTTCCAAAAGGCAATGATGGCCTGGGACTTCTTTTACTGGGCGTCACTGGAGATGAGGTTTTGCCAAAAGATGTTTACCAGAAAATCAAAACCGATACTCTTTTACAAGTGAGGGGAACGGTTCAGGCGGACATCCTCAAAGAAGATCAGGCTCAGAATACCTGCATTTTCTCAACTGAATTTGCTTTGCGACTGATGGGCGATGTTCAGCAATATTTCATTGATCAGAACATCAGGAATTTCTACTCTGTATCGATCTCTGGATATCACATTGCCGAAGCTGGTGCGAATCCTATTTCCCAGTTGGCATTTACACTTGCCAATGGCTTCACATACGTGGAGTATTATCTGAGCCGCGGCATGGACATCAATGAGTTTGCACCTAATCTCTCTTTTTTCTTCAGCAACGGCATTGATCCGGAGTATTCTGTTATCGGAAGGGTAGCAAGAAAACTGTGGGCTAAGGCGATGAAAAACAAATATGGAGCGAATGCTAGAAGTCAGATGTTGAAATATCACATTCAAACTTCAGGGCGTTCCCTTCACGCGCAGGAGGTTGACTTTAACGATATCCGCACCACACTACAGGCATTGTATGCGATTTATGATAATTGCAACTCTCTCCACACCAACGCTTATGATGAGGCTATCACCACTCCCACGGAAGAATCAGTGAGAAGGGCAATGGCCATCCAGCTTATTATTAATAAGGAACTGGGGCTGTCAAAAAATGAAAACCCGATACAGGGATCTTTTATTATTGAAGAGCTGACAGATCTTGTAGAGGAAGCTGTTCTGGCTGAATTTGATCGCATCACAGAAAGAGGTGGTGTATTGGGTGCAATGGAAACAATGTACCAGCGCGGGAAGATTCAGGAAGAAAGTCTCTATTATGAAACTCTCAAGCACACTGGTGAATTTCCAATCATCGGTGTCAATACATTTTTGAGCTCAAAAGGCTCTCCAACGATCGTTCCTCAGGAAGTGATCAGGGCAACTTCTGAAGAAAAGGAGTATCAGATCAAGATGCTCCGTGCTTTGCATGCTTTTCATAATGACCATGTAGAAGGCCATCAAAATGCATTACAAGATGCAGCGGTTATGAACAAGAATATTTTCGAAGCGCTGATGGAAGCTTGCAAGGTTTGTTCGTTAGGACAAATTACAAAAGCACTATTCGAAGTAGGTGGTCAATACCGGAGAAATATGTAA
- a CDS encoding amino acid ABC transporter substrate-binding protein translates to MRSIILVITLVVCAFQNLNAQDYKRMYKNAKEFYTEGRYNLAMEAFKPLMIYDKNNPYPEYASFYFAQSALKQNYTAVAKDMLLSIRKLYPNWDQMNEVNYWLAKIYFDQHEYFQGMLVLKSVRQEDYIETQAISSFRRFYLSQITDPEVLRMMWEEYPEDIEVGKSLARAISRQQVLLQDRVLMDSVIAKFNLPRENYISAGAPPAVFKDHYNVSVLFPFLTSTLDPSPGKKQNQVMLDLYEGMRMANDTLYKQGVNIKLLAYDTDRNPAVIAKLLETPELKNTDLIVGPLFRETAPAVLEFSQKNQISMINPAQSYSDFIGQNPFALLYLPSLETIGAKSAELLAAKVKNKKCMIFYGDKPKDSVMAISFSKRAKELGMKITLEEEFKKETALKIINILATPTEFDEFHNPKQFKLNRDSLGSIFVASDDPLIYTKVISSVETRGDSVVIIGSENWLDNNSVDLTKYERLHVLFAAPTFTSLTQPSFINFRKKYVKTHGAFSQEYINYTKLGYDFMIFAGQALKKYGSYFQDGLTKDGLFPGYLSKGYLLSPNRDNQTFPFIYFRQGELTALE, encoded by the coding sequence ATGCGGTCTATAATCTTGGTGATTACGTTGGTAGTTTGTGCTTTTCAAAACCTGAATGCACAGGATTACAAGCGTATGTATAAGAATGCCAAAGAGTTTTACACTGAAGGCAGATACAATCTCGCCATGGAGGCATTTAAGCCGCTGATGATCTATGATAAGAACAATCCTTATCCTGAGTACGCCTCTTTCTACTTTGCGCAATCAGCATTGAAGCAGAATTATACAGCTGTTGCAAAAGACATGCTGTTATCGATTCGAAAACTTTATCCCAATTGGGATCAGATGAATGAAGTGAATTACTGGCTTGCCAAGATTTATTTTGATCAACATGAATATTTTCAAGGGATGCTCGTGTTGAAAAGTGTCAGACAGGAAGACTATATTGAAACGCAGGCGATTTCTTCTTTCCGACGCTTTTACCTTTCTCAGATCACAGATCCTGAGGTATTAAGGATGATGTGGGAAGAGTATCCCGAAGATATTGAAGTTGGTAAATCTTTAGCCAGAGCAATCAGCAGGCAGCAAGTTCTTTTGCAGGATCGTGTTTTGATGGATTCAGTGATCGCAAAATTCAACCTCCCACGTGAGAATTATATTTCAGCTGGCGCCCCTCCAGCTGTTTTTAAGGATCATTACAACGTATCAGTGTTGTTTCCTTTTCTGACGTCCACTCTGGATCCTTCTCCGGGAAAGAAGCAAAATCAAGTGATGCTGGATCTTTATGAAGGCATGCGCATGGCGAATGACACATTGTACAAGCAAGGAGTCAATATCAAACTGTTGGCGTATGATACTGATAGAAACCCTGCTGTGATCGCAAAGCTTCTTGAAACTCCTGAGCTAAAGAACACAGATCTTATCGTCGGGCCACTCTTCCGGGAGACTGCTCCGGCAGTTCTTGAGTTTTCTCAGAAAAATCAGATATCCATGATCAATCCAGCACAGAGCTATTCTGACTTCATCGGACAGAATCCCTTTGCACTATTATACCTTCCTTCCCTTGAAACGATAGGAGCCAAGTCGGCTGAGCTGTTGGCAGCAAAAGTGAAGAACAAGAAATGCATGATATTCTATGGCGATAAACCAAAAGACTCTGTTATGGCGATAAGCTTCTCCAAGCGCGCAAAAGAACTTGGAATGAAGATTACTCTCGAAGAAGAGTTTAAGAAAGAGACGGCTTTGAAAATTATCAACATTCTTGCTACACCAACAGAGTTTGATGAATTCCACAATCCAAAGCAATTCAAACTTAACCGCGACAGCCTTGGAAGTATTTTTGTGGCATCTGATGATCCTCTCATCTATACCAAAGTGATCAGCAGTGTGGAGACCCGTGGCGATTCTGTTGTAATTATCGGTTCAGAAAACTGGCTGGATAATAATTCGGTTGATCTTACCAAATACGAAAGACTTCATGTGCTGTTTGCAGCACCAACTTTTACATCGCTAACACAGCCTTCTTTTATTAACTTCCGTAAGAAATATGTAAAGACCCATGGAGCATTTTCCCAGGAGTATATTAATTACACCAAGCTTGGTTATGATTTTATGATCTTCGCGGGACAAGCTTTGAAGAAATATGGTTCTTACTTTCAGGACGGCCTTACTAAAGATGGTCTGTTCCCCGGGTACTTGTCAAAAGGTTATCTTCTTTCTCCTAACAGGGACAATCAGACTTTTCCATTCATCTATTTCCGTCAGGGGGAGCTTACGGCTCTGGAATAG
- a CDS encoding ABC transporter ATP-binding protein: MLQIKQFSKRYQDQLVLTIDELTISPGISWLKGENGAGKTTLFKSIAGIVPFEGELSLDDVSIKKEPISFRKLVNYSEAEPYFPEFLTAKDIVRFVGKTKNTSIEEQDGYCRMLGIDQYFTKPCGTFSSGMLKKLSLTIAFFGQPKLIILDEPLVTLDEASRIILMNMVNEKLKDPSMIFLMSSHQSMDSAEFSVENVFRIQNKSIVRL, translated from the coding sequence ATGCTTCAGATCAAACAATTTTCAAAACGCTATCAGGATCAACTTGTCCTGACAATCGATGAACTCACAATTTCGCCAGGCATCAGTTGGCTAAAAGGAGAAAATGGTGCCGGCAAAACGACATTGTTCAAATCCATAGCCGGCATTGTTCCTTTCGAAGGAGAGCTATCTCTGGATGACGTGAGCATAAAGAAAGAACCGATCTCATTTCGCAAGCTTGTAAACTACAGCGAAGCGGAGCCGTACTTCCCGGAGTTCCTTACAGCAAAAGATATTGTTCGGTTTGTCGGGAAAACAAAAAATACATCCATCGAAGAACAGGATGGCTACTGTCGCATGCTTGGTATTGATCAGTATTTCACAAAGCCATGCGGGACCTTTTCAAGCGGAATGCTCAAAAAACTCTCCTTAACAATTGCATTCTTCGGTCAGCCCAAACTTATCATACTTGATGAACCTCTCGTAACATTGGATGAAGCATCGCGCATCATACTCATGAATATGGTCAACGAAAAACTCAAAGATCCGTCTATGATATTCCTGATGTCTTCCCATCAATCCATGGACAGCGCTGAATTCTCAGTAGAAAATGTTTTTAGGATTCAAAACAAATCAATTGTAAGGCTGTGA
- a CDS encoding alpha/beta hydrolase encodes MKLIIIFGLSLLMLGCVNSKNDNSVSGESKSQEIMNSVKSGYAQVNGISMYYEIYGEGEIPLVLIHGGGSTIGTTFGNILPLLAKNHRIIAMELQAHGHSGDREGPETFEQDADDVFALLQHLKVGKADLFGFSNGGNTAMQVAIRHPEVVNKLIIASAFYKREGMMPGFFDFMKTASLENMPEQLKTAYLEVAPDKDHLQVMHDKDRDRMINFKDWKDDDLKSITMPTLILSADKDVMSPEHATVMHRLITNSQLVILPGVHGAYIGESITAKKGSKIPELTIGVIEEFLAEEWLQKKI; translated from the coding sequence ATGAAATTGATTATTATTTTCGGCCTGTCATTATTGATGCTCGGTTGTGTCAATTCTAAAAATGATAATAGTGTTTCAGGGGAAAGTAAAAGCCAGGAGATAATGAATTCAGTAAAAAGTGGATATGCACAAGTCAATGGTATCAGCATGTATTATGAGATCTATGGCGAGGGTGAGATTCCACTGGTATTGATTCATGGTGGAGGCTCTACTATTGGAACCACCTTCGGAAACATACTTCCTCTTCTGGCAAAGAACCATAGAATTATTGCAATGGAACTTCAGGCTCATGGTCATTCAGGTGATCGCGAAGGCCCTGAAACTTTTGAACAGGATGCTGATGATGTATTTGCACTTCTTCAGCATCTGAAAGTCGGCAAGGCAGATCTTTTTGGATTCAGCAATGGTGGCAATACCGCCATGCAGGTTGCGATCCGTCATCCGGAAGTAGTGAATAAACTGATCATTGCCTCAGCTTTTTACAAAAGAGAAGGAATGATGCCCGGCTTCTTCGACTTTATGAAGACAGCATCGCTTGAGAATATGCCTGAGCAACTAAAGACAGCATATCTTGAAGTTGCTCCTGATAAAGATCATCTTCAGGTCATGCATGATAAGGACCGCGACCGCATGATAAATTTTAAGGATTGGAAGGATGATGATCTGAAATCCATAACCATGCCCACTCTTATTCTGAGTGCAGATAAGGATGTCATGAGCCCTGAACATGCGACTGTAATGCATCGGTTGATCACTAATTCTCAGCTCGTGATATTACCGGGTGTCCATGGAGCTTATATTGGTGAATCGATAACGGCGAAGAAGGGAAGTAAAATTCCTGAACTTACAATTGGTGTAATAGAAGAATTTCTTGCTGAGGAATGGTTGCAAAAAAAGATTTAA
- a CDS encoding SET domain-containing protein, whose translation MNISRKHLFVRKSQLPDSGKGLFTKVEIKKGDRIIEYKGRHQLWREVKHEDGFNGYLLRLNRTMAINGEPSTGALGRYANDAAGASRIKGLRNNSVYNIYGDRCFIEATRDITKGGEVFVAYGKEYWDLVKKIKTLGLKRPRKR comes from the coding sequence ATGAACATTTCCCGAAAACATCTTTTCGTTAGAAAATCACAGCTTCCCGATTCCGGCAAGGGGCTATTCACGAAAGTGGAAATCAAAAAAGGTGATCGCATCATAGAATATAAAGGCAGGCATCAGCTGTGGCGTGAAGTCAAGCATGAAGATGGCTTCAATGGATACCTGCTCCGACTCAATCGCACCATGGCTATCAATGGCGAACCTTCTACCGGAGCGCTCGGGCGTTATGCCAACGACGCAGCGGGTGCCAGTCGTATCAAGGGACTGCGCAATAATTCAGTTTACAATATCTATGGAGACCGTTGCTTTATTGAAGCAACACGAGACATTACTAAAGGCGGCGAGGTTTTCGTAGCTTATGGAAAAGAGTATTGGGATCTGGTGAAGAAGATTAAAACTCTGGGATTGAAAAGACCGAGAAAACGATGA
- a CDS encoding aminotransferase class V-fold PLP-dependent enzyme, protein MKLSRRSILKSLGLSTLALTSMEVLGKQTFETDNSLPLADDPEYWKKIRDQFTLSKDKVFFNTGTVGAMPKVVVDKMVEHVKYLAENVADWAYKDDNKEEFISGYNNLLGIRTRVAKLFNATVPEIAMTDNVTHGMSYIANGITLKPGDEVLTTDQEHSGGKGGWLIKEKRYGVVFKTVAIPKPAHSATELYDIIVKAFTPKTKVLMLSHMISGSGAILPVKEICAEAKKRGILTVLDGAQTIGQIKIDVKDIDCDVYLGCFHKWMGAPAGTGFMYVRADKMKDVWTTVASTRWDNHDDEGFRFTQRGTGNFPVLKGLEAALDFHNEIGPDKVYARIKFLGERLRTGLRQNSKVKIYSPTDESLCAGITVYNIDGLTGAQLQDAYWEKGKMRPRAQGDVFGVRHCTNIFNSEAEIDRAIQIVKELSA, encoded by the coding sequence ATGAAACTATCACGAAGAAGTATTTTGAAAAGTCTTGGCCTGAGCACGCTTGCGCTGACTTCCATGGAGGTATTGGGGAAGCAGACTTTTGAAACGGATAATTCTCTCCCGTTAGCCGACGACCCGGAATACTGGAAGAAGATCCGTGATCAGTTTACGCTATCCAAAGACAAAGTTTTCTTCAACACAGGTACCGTAGGGGCTATGCCAAAGGTAGTGGTCGATAAAATGGTAGAGCATGTGAAATACCTTGCAGAAAATGTTGCTGACTGGGCTTATAAAGATGACAATAAGGAAGAGTTTATCAGTGGCTACAATAATCTCCTGGGCATCCGCACACGGGTTGCAAAACTTTTTAATGCTACCGTTCCTGAGATTGCAATGACGGACAATGTTACGCATGGCATGAGCTACATCGCGAATGGAATTACGCTTAAACCAGGAGACGAAGTATTGACCACCGATCAGGAACATTCCGGCGGAAAAGGCGGTTGGCTCATCAAAGAGAAGCGCTACGGTGTGGTATTCAAAACCGTTGCCATACCAAAGCCTGCACACAGTGCAACAGAATTGTATGACATTATTGTAAAAGCGTTCACACCTAAGACAAAGGTTCTGATGTTGTCGCACATGATCTCAGGAAGTGGTGCCATACTTCCTGTTAAAGAAATTTGTGCTGAAGCAAAGAAGAGAGGCATACTGACGGTGCTGGATGGAGCTCAGACCATTGGTCAGATCAAAATAGATGTAAAAGATATTGATTGTGATGTTTATCTGGGATGTTTTCATAAGTGGATGGGAGCTCCGGCAGGAACGGGCTTCATGTATGTAAGAGCTGACAAAATGAAAGACGTCTGGACGACGGTTGCCAGCACACGTTGGGATAACCATGATGATGAAGGTTTCAGATTTACACAAAGAGGTACCGGAAACTTTCCTGTATTGAAAGGACTGGAAGCAGCACTTGACTTTCACAATGAGATCGGTCCGGATAAAGTCTATGCAAGAATAAAGTTCCTGGGCGAACGATTGAGAACTGGCTTGCGTCAGAATAGTAAAGTGAAGATCTATTCACCGACAGATGAATCCCTCTGCGCCGGAATTACTGTTTACAATATTGATGGACTGACAGGAGCACAGCTTCAGGACGCCTATTGGGAAAAAGGCAAGATGCGTCCCCGCGCACAGGGAGATGTGTTTGGTGTAAGACATTGCACCAACATTTTTAACAGTGAGGCGGAGATCGACCGTGCGATACAGATTGTGAAAGAACTTTCTGCTTAA
- a CDS encoding adenine phosphoribosyltransferase, producing the protein MSTEEKIKSLLRDVPDFPMPGIIFKDITPLLADAKVRQETIEALIEQARALKPDVIAGVEARGFIFGMLIAQGLHIPFVPIRKKGKLPYKKVEQSYALEYGTAEIEMHEDAFPKGSRVVIHDDLLATGGTAAAAGDLVKKIGGVVAGYSFLINLSFLPGEKKLSEQFDVEPHYLVRF; encoded by the coding sequence ATGAGTACAGAAGAAAAGATCAAGTCATTATTACGAGATGTTCCGGACTTTCCAATGCCTGGGATTATCTTTAAGGACATCACGCCATTGCTGGCAGATGCCAAAGTGCGGCAGGAGACTATCGAAGCCTTAATTGAACAGGCTCGTGCATTAAAGCCAGATGTGATCGCAGGAGTGGAGGCAAGGGGTTTTATTTTTGGAATGCTGATCGCTCAGGGACTTCACATTCCTTTTGTTCCGATTCGTAAAAAGGGAAAACTCCCGTACAAAAAAGTAGAACAGAGCTATGCTCTTGAGTATGGTACTGCAGAAATTGAAATGCATGAAGACGCTTTTCCGAAAGGATCACGCGTTGTTATCCATGATGATCTTCTGGCAACAGGAGGAACTGCTGCCGCGGCAGGAGATCTGGTAAAGAAGATTGGTGGAGTGGTAGCCGGGTATTCGTTTTTGATCAATTTGTCTTTTTTACCGGGAGAAAAGAAGCTTTCAGAACAGTTTGACGTTGAGCCGCATTATTTAGTACGGTTTTAA